Proteins encoded in a region of the Candidatus Marinimicrobia bacterium CG08_land_8_20_14_0_20_45_22 genome:
- a CDS encoding NADH-quinone oxidoreductase subunit NuoI, producing MSKTSYLNPFKAIKYLFEKPQTIKYPFETKEIADRY from the coding sequence ATGTCAAAAACAAGTTATTTAAATCCATTCAAAGCAATAAAATACTTATTCGAGAAACCGCAGACCATAAAATACCCTTTTGAAACAAAGGAAATTGCCGACCGTTAC